The Miscanthus floridulus cultivar M001 chromosome 17, ASM1932011v1, whole genome shotgun sequence genome has a window encoding:
- the LOC136516532 gene encoding NAC domain-containing protein 48-like, giving the protein MSGGGGGRAPAAQSQELQLPPGFRFHPTDEELVMHYLCRRCAGLPISVPIIAEIDLYKYDPWQLPRMALYGEKEWYFFSPRDRKYPNGSRPNRAAGAGYWKATGADKPVGTPRPVAIKKALVFYAGKAPKGDKTNWIMHEYRLADVDRTARNKNNSLRLDDWVLCRIYNKKGVPEKPTGAEASSQGAQGSMGSPPEQKPSLLPPPTSAAAAGTGYYAPPPFSELEAYCEVRPSDSMPRAHGADSSCSGQGHALAATSSSCGGGERPEVQSQPKIAEWERTFAAGGAGAGPGINPAGSMLGLGGHQLGPAAAVGVGLPAGDPLLQDILAYWGKPY; this is encoded by the exons ATGAGCGGCGGCGGGGGAGGCCGAGCGCCGGCGGCGCAGTCGCAGGAGCTGCAGCTGCCGCCGGGGTTCCGGTTCCACCCGACCGACGAGGAGCTGGTGATGCACTACCTCTGCCGGCGCTGCGCCGGGCTGCCCATCTCCGTGCCCATCATCGCCGAGATCGATCTCTACAAGTACGACCCCTGGCAGCTCCCAA GGATGGCGTTGTACGGAGAGAAGGAGTGGTACTTCTTCTCCCCGCGGGACCGCAAGTACCCGAACGGGTCGCGGCCGAAccgcgccgccggcgccgggTACTGGAAGGCCACCGGTGCAGACAAGCCGGTGGGCACGCCGAGGCCCGTGGCCATCaagaaggcgctcgtcttctacGCCGGCAAGGCGCCCAAGGGCGACAAGACCAACTGGATCATGCATGAGTACCGCCTCGCCGACGTCGACCGCACCGCCCGCAACAAGAACAACAGCCTcagg TTGGATGATTGGGTGCTGTGCCGAATCTACAACAAGAAAGGCGTGCCGGAGAAGCCGACCGGGGCCGAGGCGAGCAGCCAAGGCGCGCAGGGGTCCATGGGCTCGCCGCCGGAGCAGAAGCCGTCCCTGCTGCCGCCTCCGACGTCCGCGGCCGCGGCCGGGACGGGGTACTACGCGCCGCCGCCGTTCTCGGAGCTGGAGGCGTACTGCGAGGTCCGGCCGTCGGACTCGATGCCCCGGGCGCACGGCGCGGACTCGAGCTGCTCGGGCCAGGGCCACGCGCTGGCCGCCACGTCGTCGtcgtgcggcggcggcgagcggccTGAGGTGCAGAGCCAGCCCAAGATCGCCGAGTGGGAGCGCACGTTCGccgccggcggcgccggcgctggcCCGGGGATCAACCCGGCCGGCTCCATGCTGGGGCTTGGCGGGCATCAGCTCGGACCGGCGGCCGCGGTGGGGGTGGGGCTGCCCGCCGGCGACCCGCTGCTCCAGGACATCCTCGCGTACTGGGGCAAGCCGTACTGA